The Watersipora subatra chromosome 1, tzWatSuba1.1, whole genome shotgun sequence genome has a window encoding:
- the LOC137390402 gene encoding proteasomal ubiquitin receptor ADRM1-like, whose amino-acid sequence MPALFGSSSQRHGGKKNLLEFKAGKMYLQGKMCHADKRKGLVFIHQTDDSLMHFCWKDRSTGKVEEDLLIFPDDTEFKKVPQCTTGRVFVLKFKSATRKIFWLQEPKTDKDEENCKKVNELLNNPPTPGSTRGGGFGGGSTAGLSDLQPSELANLGDSDLSSLLGGMSQEQLLRLIGGVGNLGGGNTAAGLSNALRGAVRPASAQSQESTTPARVQSAPEAQTTTGDDPMTPQPRPVTAAALPSGSDPSRAGAQSIQLSDLQSVLSSIHVSADDAQQPVNLLEALSAEKMIPILTDPGVQERLTPYLPQDASIPSSQEELQATVASPQFQQALTSFSTALSSGQLGPVLTQFGLGQAAIDAANKGDLQAFVKAMQEEETKEEKMDES is encoded by the exons atgcCAGCTCTCTTTGGTAGTTCTTCTCAAAGACATGGTGGAAAAAAGAATTTGTTAGAGTTTAAAGCTGGGAAAATGTATTTGCAAGGAAAAATGTGTCATGCCGATAAACGCAAGGGACTGGTGTTTATCCACCAGACAGATGACTCTTTGATGCATTTTTGTTGGAAAGACAGGAGCACGGGTAAAGTTGAAGAA GACTTATTAATATTTCCTGATGACACAGAGTTCAAGAAAGTGCCGCAGTGCACAACAGGTCGGGTGTTTGTTTTGAAGTTCAAGTCTGCCACCAGGAAGATATTTTGGCTTCAG GAACCGAAAACAGACAAGGATGAGGAGAACTGTAAGAAAGTTAATGAGTTACTCAACAATCCACCCACACCTGGTTCTACCCGGGGAGGAGGTTTCGGTGGTGGCAGCACGGCTGGCCTGTCTGACCTACAACCTTCAGAGTTGGCCAACCTTG GAGATTCCGACTTATCTAGTCTCCTTGGAGGAATGAGCCAGGAGCAGCTTTTGCGTCTCATCGGTGGTGTTGGCAACCTTGGTGGTGGCAATACAGCTGCAGGACTGAGTAATGCTCTCCGCGGTGCTGTCAGACCTGCGAGTGCCCAAAGTCAAGAGTCAACAACACCTGCCAGAGTTCAGTCTGCTCCTGAAGCTCAAACAACTACTGGAGATGATCCTATGACTCCCCAACCGCGTCCAGTTACAGCTGCCGCACTGCCCAGTGGCTCTGACCCTAGTAGAGCTGGGGCTCAGTCTATCCAATTAAGTGACCTGCAGAGTGTTCTCTCCAGCATCCACG TGTCAGCAGATGATGCTCAACAGCCAGTTAACCTGTTGGAAGCTCTAAGTGCGGAAAAGATGATTCCCATTCTGACTGATCCCGGAGTGCAAGAGCGGTTGACTCCTTATCTCCCCCAGGATGCCTCTATTCCCTCTAGTCAAGAAGAACTCCAAGCTACTGTAGCTTCCCCGCAATTTCAACAGGCTTTGACAAGCTTCAGCACAGCCCTATCAAGTGGTCAGCTTGGCCCTGTGCTGACACAGTTCGGCTTAGGGCAGGCTGCCATTGACGCAGCAAATAAAGGAG ATTTACAGGCATTTGTGAAAGCAATGCAGGAAGAAGAAACAAAGGAAGAGAAGATGGATGAGAGCTAA